A stretch of Pygocentrus nattereri isolate fPygNat1 chromosome 8, fPygNat1.pri, whole genome shotgun sequence DNA encodes these proteins:
- the LOC108443746 gene encoding C-C motif chemokine 12-like isoform X2: MRTMSALLTVLLLCSLQQVYSGPFGIETFCECCEKLTDVKIPLKRIRSYRETSSNCAFEAVIFRTVIGKEWCVDPEASWVKKHLTKLKLRS; encoded by the exons ATGAGGACTATGTCTGCTCTGCTGACggtgctgctgctctgctctctcCAGCAGGTCTACAGTG GCCCTTTTGGCATTGAAACTTTCTGTGAGTGCTGTGAAAAACTCACAGATGTGAAGATTCCCTTAAAGCGCATTAGATCCTACAGGGAGACCAGCAGCAACTGTGCCTTTGAAGCTGTTAT CTTCCGCACAGTTATTGGAAAGGAGTGGTGCGTGGATCCTGAAGCATCTTGGGTTAAGAAACACCTGACGAAGCTCAAACTCAGAAGCTGA
- the LOC108443746 gene encoding C-C motif chemokine 3-like isoform X1 — MLFYTEVMLLLVNRKGIMAAELLRNVLNIRPVGNSSPAGVLLPHCINEEGLVTRPALDSSLLSPLLSCVSLGETSSTRMRTMSALLTVLLLCSLQQVYSGPFGIETFCECCEKLTDVKIPLKRIRSYRETSSNCAFEAVIFRTVIGKEWCVDPEASWVKKHLTKLKLRS; from the exons ATGCTCTTCTACACGGAGGTGATGTTACTGTTAGTAAACAGGAAAGGCATCATGGCTGCAGAGCTACTGAGAAATGTGTTAAACATTAGACCTGTAGGGAATTCCAGCCCTGCGGGGGTCCTGCTCCCACACTGTATAAATGAGGAGGGGCTGGTCACTCGTCCAGCACTGgactcctctctcctctctcctctcctcagctGCGTCTCTCTGGGTGAAACCTCTTCTACTAGAATGAGGACTATGTCTGCTCTGCTGACggtgctgctgctctgctctctcCAGCAGGTCTACAGTG GCCCTTTTGGCATTGAAACTTTCTGTGAGTGCTGTGAAAAACTCACAGATGTGAAGATTCCCTTAAAGCGCATTAGATCCTACAGGGAGACCAGCAGCAACTGTGCCTTTGAAGCTGTTAT CTTCCGCACAGTTATTGGAAAGGAGTGGTGCGTGGATCCTGAAGCATCTTGGGTTAAGAAACACCTGACGAAGCTCAAACTCAGAAGCTGA